A portion of the Nitrospira sp. genome contains these proteins:
- a CDS encoding ABC transporter ATP-binding protein, with product MAFLQIDHVSKFFPNPSGAGQVCIFKDATIKIDKGEFVTVIGHSGCGKSTLLNIIAGLETPSEGGVILNGREACGPGLDRMVVFQNFALMPWMTVFENIALAVRSAYPDWTAAQVSAHVTRYIALVGLKGAENKRPAALSGGMKQRVGLARAFSIEPKVLLLDEPFAQIDALTRGVIQEELIQMWNTSRNTVFMVTHDVDEAILLSDRILLMTNGPEARIAEMVQVSIARPRLRATIIDHPHYYKIRNHIIHFLVRHAKHGGHDGSGDERPESGDPVVVNFEEERVAAG from the coding sequence ATGGCTTTTCTCCAAATCGATCACGTCAGCAAGTTTTTTCCCAACCCGTCCGGCGCGGGGCAGGTCTGCATCTTCAAGGATGCGACGATCAAGATCGACAAGGGGGAGTTCGTCACGGTGATCGGCCACTCGGGCTGCGGGAAGAGCACCTTGCTCAACATCATCGCCGGATTGGAAACGCCCTCGGAAGGCGGCGTCATCCTCAATGGCCGGGAGGCCTGCGGACCTGGGCTCGACCGAATGGTCGTGTTCCAAAACTTCGCGCTCATGCCGTGGATGACGGTGTTCGAAAACATCGCCCTCGCAGTGCGGTCCGCCTATCCGGACTGGACGGCCGCACAGGTGTCGGCGCATGTCACGAGGTACATCGCCCTGGTCGGGCTCAAGGGCGCCGAGAACAAGCGGCCGGCCGCGCTCTCGGGCGGCATGAAGCAACGGGTGGGGTTGGCGCGCGCTTTTTCGATCGAACCGAAAGTGTTGCTGTTGGACGAGCCGTTCGCTCAGATCGATGCGTTGACGCGGGGGGTGATTCAGGAAGAGCTGATTCAGATGTGGAATACCTCGCGGAACACCGTCTTTATGGTGACGCATGACGTGGACGAGGCCATTCTGTTGTCGGACCGAATTCTTTTGATGACGAACGGGCCGGAGGCGCGGATCGCCGAGATGGTGCAGGTCTCGATTGCGCGGCCGCGGTTGAGGGCAACGATCATCGACCACCCGCATTATTACAAGATCAGAAACCATATCATCCACTTCCTGGTGCGTCATGCGAAGCATGGAGGCCACGACGGCTCGGGTGATGAGCGCCCGGAGTCGGGAGATCCCGTGGTCGTGAACTTTGAAGAGGAACGGGTGGCGGCCGGTTGA
- the glnA gene encoding type I glutamate--ammonia ligase: protein MNVREVLEFAKKNKVQVVDLKFVDLIGTWQHFTIPASELTEDLFKDGSGLDGSSIRGWKAINNSDMLLVPDPATACMDPFCAVPTLSLTGNVIDPISRENYERDPRYVAQKAEKYLQSTKIGDTSYWGPEAEFFIFDHARYDQTSHSGYYFVDSEEGVWNMGQEGVNLGAKIRHKEGYFPVAPTDTQQDIRSEMILEMEKVGIAVEKHHHEVATAGQAEIDIRFDSLLKMADKMMMYKYIVKNVARRHGKTVTFMPKPIFGDNGSGMHTHQSIWKEGKPLFAGKDYAGVSQTCLYYIGGILKHAPALAALTNPTTNSYKRLTPGFEAPVLLAYSSRNRSAGIRIPMYSPSPKAKRIEVRFPDPGCNPYIAFSAMLMAGLDGIENKINPGEPAEKDLYDLDPKEAAKIRTMPGSLDEALKNLENDHKFLLKGGVFTEDLIDAWVSYKRTKEVDTMRLRPHPYEFFLYYDV, encoded by the coding sequence ATGAACGTTCGCGAGGTGTTGGAGTTTGCGAAGAAAAACAAGGTACAGGTAGTCGACCTCAAATTCGTCGACTTGATCGGGACGTGGCAGCACTTCACGATCCCGGCCAGCGAGTTGACGGAAGACCTGTTCAAGGACGGGTCGGGCTTGGACGGGTCGTCCATCCGTGGCTGGAAGGCGATCAACAACAGCGACATGCTGTTGGTGCCGGACCCGGCGACCGCCTGCATGGACCCGTTCTGTGCCGTGCCGACGTTGAGCCTCACCGGCAACGTCATCGACCCGATCTCCCGGGAGAACTACGAGCGTGATCCCCGCTATGTTGCGCAGAAGGCGGAAAAATATCTGCAGAGCACCAAGATCGGCGATACGTCCTATTGGGGGCCGGAGGCCGAATTTTTCATTTTCGATCACGCCCGCTACGATCAGACGAGCCACAGCGGCTACTACTTCGTCGACAGCGAAGAAGGTGTGTGGAATATGGGCCAAGAGGGCGTCAATCTCGGCGCCAAGATCCGACACAAGGAGGGGTATTTCCCCGTGGCGCCGACCGACACCCAGCAGGACATCCGGAGCGAGATGATCCTGGAAATGGAGAAGGTGGGGATCGCGGTGGAGAAACACCACCACGAGGTGGCGACCGCCGGTCAGGCGGAAATCGACATCCGGTTCGATTCGCTGCTCAAGATGGCGGATAAGATGATGATGTACAAGTACATCGTGAAGAACGTCGCCCGCCGCCACGGGAAAACGGTGACGTTCATGCCGAAGCCGATCTTCGGCGACAACGGATCGGGCATGCACACCCACCAGAGTATCTGGAAGGAGGGCAAGCCGCTGTTCGCCGGGAAGGATTATGCGGGCGTGTCGCAGACCTGTCTCTACTACATCGGCGGCATTCTCAAGCACGCGCCGGCGCTGGCGGCGCTCACGAATCCGACGACGAATTCCTACAAGCGGCTCACGCCGGGATTCGAGGCGCCGGTGTTGCTGGCCTACTCCAGCCGCAATCGTTCGGCGGGCATCCGCATTCCGATGTATTCGCCGAGCCCGAAGGCGAAGCGGATCGAAGTTCGATTCCCGGACCCCGGCTGCAATCCGTATATCGCCTTTTCCGCGATGTTGATGGCCGGGTTGGATGGAATCGAAAATAAGATCAACCCGGGGGAGCCGGCGGAAAAGGACCTGTACGATCTCGATCCCAAGGAAGCCGCCAAGATCCGGACGATGCCGGGGAGTCTCGATGAGGCCCTGAAGAACCTTGAGAATGACCATAAGTTCCTCCTCAAGGGCGGTGTCTTTACGGAAGACCTTATCGATGCATGGGTCAGCTACAAGCGGACCAAAGAAGTCGACACGATGCGCCTCAGGCCCCATCCGTACGAGTTTTTCCTGTATTACGACGTGTAG
- the glnD gene encoding [protein-PII] uridylyltransferase, whose product MDRELSQGIGTAVEASNLGALLEEHRRTIAERVMAGRSGAETLVAITEFVDGLVIGRFRQALRQGGDELSNVGLRRSCVMALGGYGRRELAPHSDIDLMFLFQPGSDKQVEFFVRSVLHPLWDCGFQLGYSVRTIADCLDLASADSTVKTSMMEARFLAGSADLFQEFHGRYLRKVVTQATNTYLDHKLEERRREYEKFGETVYLLEPNVKKSKGGLRDLHLLQWAGLARYQAPTIRELSDRGILSRADYMALSEAREFLWRVRSLLHVHAGTAQEILTFDEQVWLAQHFGFQDQPHLLAVEQFMQQYYKHTMGLHERCLRFVERCRRVSFWRRIAQLLPATRVDRDFVIRGGVLGVAEESRTKVLESPSLLLRLFDLAREQHLTIDPPLLEDIHRHVDHVSAEAFHQPDVSRIFLRIMAGPRTTPTLEAMQRAHLLEKLVPAMSTVRGLMQFNQYHKYTVDEHSLLAVGRAEALGHEASLLGDVYRSIKRKDILHLAVLMHDLGKGQEEDHSEVGKRLADEVAARLDFDEQETRTLSFLVHRHLLMAHTAFRRDPNDEKVVLPFAREVGTPEVLKKLLALTAADIAAVGPGVLTKWKESLLIELYQRTITEVSGERETQEAPERLAQLVGDVSRQPILAGRSEIDRAWIERELKQFPDRYLYATGPAKIAAHLAAVRCLHQGDVLVESEFNGELGVCEYTVITRNGLTPGIFSKIAGVMAGSGLQILDAQILTRADGIVVDTFQVMDPDFHGKPTADRMQMVGERISAVLKGWEHVEELLRRGTRLKTTRALPKAPEETEVRIDNETSDAFTIIDVFADDRQGLLYVITNAIFQLGLSIHAARISTRLDQVADVFYVTDHAGGKLRDHALIERVRAGVETAIEKFLEAKAA is encoded by the coding sequence GGTCTCGTCATCGGTCGCTTTCGACAGGCGCTACGGCAGGGCGGCGACGAGCTGTCGAACGTGGGGCTTCGCAGAAGCTGCGTGATGGCGTTGGGAGGCTACGGGCGCCGAGAACTGGCTCCCCACTCCGATATCGATCTCATGTTCCTGTTTCAGCCCGGTTCGGATAAGCAGGTCGAATTCTTCGTCCGCTCCGTGTTGCATCCCCTCTGGGATTGCGGATTTCAACTGGGATACAGTGTGCGGACCATCGCCGATTGCCTCGACTTGGCGAGCGCGGATTCGACGGTGAAAACCTCAATGATGGAAGCCCGCTTCCTGGCCGGCAGCGCGGACCTCTTTCAGGAATTCCATGGCCGGTACCTGCGGAAGGTCGTGACGCAGGCGACGAATACCTATTTGGATCATAAACTGGAAGAGCGACGCCGCGAATATGAAAAGTTCGGCGAGACCGTCTATTTGCTCGAACCGAACGTCAAGAAGAGCAAGGGAGGGCTGCGGGACCTGCATCTGCTCCAGTGGGCGGGTCTGGCGCGCTACCAGGCGCCCACGATACGGGAACTGTCGGACCGCGGTATTTTGTCCCGGGCGGATTACATGGCCCTCTCGGAAGCGCGAGAATTTCTCTGGCGGGTTCGATCGCTGTTGCACGTCCATGCCGGCACGGCGCAGGAGATTCTGACGTTCGATGAGCAAGTGTGGCTGGCACAACACTTCGGATTCCAGGACCAGCCGCACCTCTTGGCCGTCGAACAATTCATGCAGCAATACTATAAACATACGATGGGCTTGCATGAGCGCTGCCTTCGCTTCGTCGAACGCTGCCGAAGGGTGTCGTTTTGGCGGCGGATCGCGCAACTCCTGCCGGCCACGCGGGTAGACCGCGACTTCGTGATTCGGGGCGGCGTGCTGGGGGTGGCGGAGGAATCCCGCACCAAGGTGCTGGAAAGTCCGAGCCTGCTGTTACGACTCTTCGACCTGGCGCGGGAGCAGCATCTCACGATCGATCCGCCGCTGCTGGAAGACATTCATCGCCATGTCGATCACGTGTCGGCTGAAGCGTTCCACCAGCCGGACGTGAGCCGGATTTTCCTTCGGATCATGGCGGGGCCGAGAACCACGCCGACGCTGGAAGCCATGCAACGGGCCCATTTGCTCGAGAAGCTGGTGCCGGCGATGAGCACCGTCCGCGGGCTCATGCAGTTCAACCAGTATCACAAATACACGGTCGATGAGCACAGTCTCCTGGCGGTGGGCCGCGCCGAAGCGTTGGGGCATGAGGCGAGTCTGCTCGGAGACGTCTATCGCAGCATCAAGCGGAAGGACATTCTGCATCTGGCGGTGCTCATGCACGATTTGGGCAAGGGACAGGAAGAGGACCATAGCGAAGTCGGGAAACGGTTGGCGGACGAAGTGGCGGCCCGATTGGATTTCGATGAGCAGGAAACGCGGACGCTGAGCTTCCTGGTCCATCGCCACCTCCTCATGGCCCATACGGCATTCCGCCGCGACCCGAACGATGAAAAGGTGGTCCTGCCGTTCGCGCGCGAAGTCGGAACGCCGGAAGTGCTCAAGAAACTCTTGGCGCTGACGGCTGCCGATATCGCCGCGGTCGGCCCCGGTGTGCTGACAAAGTGGAAAGAATCGCTGCTCATCGAACTCTATCAGCGGACGATCACGGAAGTTTCCGGCGAGCGAGAGACGCAGGAGGCGCCGGAACGGCTGGCTCAACTGGTGGGTGACGTGAGCCGCCAACCGATTCTCGCCGGCCGGTCGGAAATCGATCGAGCGTGGATCGAACGTGAATTGAAGCAGTTTCCAGACAGGTATCTCTATGCCACTGGGCCGGCCAAGATCGCCGCCCACCTGGCGGCGGTCCGGTGCCTCCATCAGGGAGACGTACTGGTGGAATCGGAGTTCAACGGGGAACTCGGCGTGTGCGAATACACCGTCATCACCCGCAATGGACTGACGCCGGGAATCTTTTCCAAGATCGCCGGCGTGATGGCCGGCAGCGGCTTGCAAATTCTCGACGCACAAATTTTGACGAGGGCCGACGGCATCGTGGTGGACACGTTCCAAGTGATGGACCCCGATTTCCACGGCAAACCGACGGCCGACCGGATGCAGATGGTCGGCGAGCGCATTTCGGCGGTGCTGAAGGGCTGGGAGCATGTCGAGGAGCTGTTACGGCGCGGGACCAGGCTGAAAACGACGAGGGCGTTGCCGAAAGCGCCGGAAGAGACGGAAGTACGGATCGACAACGAAACGTCGGACGCATTCACGATCATCGACGTCTTCGCTGACGATCGCCAGGGCCTGTTGTACGTGATCACCAATGCGATTTTTCAGCTTGGACTCTCGATCCACGCCGCCAGAATCTCGACGCGACTGGATCAGGTCGCCGACGTGTTTTATGTGACGGACCATGCGGGCGGGAAGCTGCGCGATCATGCGTTGATCGAGCGCGTGCGGGCGGGAGTGGAGACTGCGATCGAGAAGTTTCTTGAGGCGAAGGCGGCGTAA
- a CDS encoding ABC transporter permease subunit yields MESTNDTMVSEPASPAGRTGEFPLIMLRSVMFRVAGSLRRAGGWAKGLAGGSQTGGGAAAGKTAGNPWFISAFLLAIFLLAWHFFTLRPTFDRAGLTDEQLQLMEFNGDIVRLPDGAYAWNPEKEKVKGIPGPLAVAEKARTELAEAFVKKGTNDHGIGYLVLYTVSRFGAGFLAASVIAIMLGVILGLNKVLFRAANPFIQILKPISPLAWMPLLLYTVKDPKWTAMLVVFMAAVWPTLATTAFGVSSLKKEYLHVASIVQLSWFKRLFKVILPGAAPTIVNGLRISFGSALVAVVPAEMLLGELGVGYLSWIEWNNLDIAGVIFAILVVGVVGVVLDSGFNKLAGLVTYQE; encoded by the coding sequence ATGGAATCGACGAACGACACGATGGTGTCAGAGCCGGCTTCCCCGGCCGGCCGGACCGGGGAGTTCCCCCTGATCATGCTCCGGTCGGTCATGTTCCGCGTCGCCGGCTCGTTGAGGAGGGCGGGGGGCTGGGCGAAGGGGCTGGCCGGCGGATCTCAGACCGGAGGCGGCGCGGCGGCGGGTAAGACGGCAGGCAATCCGTGGTTCATCTCGGCCTTCCTGCTGGCGATCTTTCTCCTGGCCTGGCACTTCTTCACCTTACGGCCGACGTTCGATCGGGCAGGATTAACGGACGAGCAGCTCCAACTCATGGAATTCAACGGCGATATCGTGCGGTTGCCGGACGGCGCCTACGCATGGAATCCGGAAAAGGAGAAAGTGAAAGGTATCCCCGGTCCGCTGGCCGTCGCGGAAAAGGCCCGCACGGAGCTGGCCGAGGCCTTCGTGAAAAAGGGCACCAACGATCACGGGATCGGCTATCTGGTGCTCTACACGGTGTCGCGCTTCGGGGCGGGGTTTCTGGCGGCTTCTGTGATCGCCATCATGCTCGGAGTCATATTGGGTCTGAACAAGGTGCTCTTTCGCGCGGCGAACCCGTTCATTCAAATTCTGAAGCCGATTTCGCCCCTGGCCTGGATGCCGCTGCTCCTCTACACGGTCAAAGATCCGAAGTGGACCGCCATGCTGGTCGTCTTCATGGCCGCCGTTTGGCCCACGCTCGCGACGACGGCTTTCGGGGTGAGTTCGTTGAAAAAGGAATATCTCCATGTCGCATCGATCGTCCAGCTGTCGTGGTTCAAACGCTTGTTCAAGGTGATTTTGCCCGGCGCCGCGCCCACCATCGTCAACGGATTGCGTATTTCGTTCGGCAGCGCCCTGGTCGCGGTGGTGCCGGCCGAGATGCTGCTCGGTGAACTCGGCGTCGGCTATTTGAGCTGGATCGAGTGGAACAACCTCGACATCGCCGGCGTCATCTTTGCCATTCTCGTGGTCGGTGTGGTGGGCGTCGTGCTGGACTCAGGTTTCAACAAATTGGCGGGCCTCGTCACGTATCAGGAGTAA
- a CDS encoding ammonium transporter — MSQAVHTLWLLVSATLLVLTVTGIALFYGGMVRKKNVMNTIALPFTALALASIEWALVTNVTGLGREMEAPIGEAAIGPLWSTYQGIMAAIALALVAGGIVERLRFAFFLLFGFCWIGVVYVPLARWIWGNGWLAALGCLDFAGGAVIHISAGVSALVLALVIGPRKGYGRIDMMPNHLPLSLCGAGLMWVGWFGFTGAAGSAPMTTVTGAFVAIHLSAIAAGLSWAVAEWLQRDKPTALGAVSGAVAGLVAVSPAAAYVSPASALVIGVGAGSLCYMVVNYVKLILGYDDSLDVFGMHGVAGTWGMVATGLFASTEVNAAGSDGLFFGYPYQFFVQVVAVCATWALAGGGTWLLLKGLMPLIAPRAGDEAETMGLDLHQHGEKGYTG; from the coding sequence ATGTCACAGGCCGTGCACACCTTGTGGTTGCTGGTCTCGGCGACGCTGCTGGTTCTGACCGTCACCGGCATCGCGCTGTTCTACGGGGGCATGGTGCGGAAGAAGAACGTGATGAATACCATCGCGCTGCCGTTCACCGCCCTCGCGCTCGCCTCCATCGAGTGGGCGCTTGTGACGAACGTCACGGGGTTGGGACGGGAGATGGAAGCGCCCATCGGCGAAGCCGCGATCGGGCCCTTGTGGTCCACCTACCAGGGGATCATGGCGGCGATTGCGTTGGCGTTGGTCGCCGGCGGCATCGTCGAGCGGCTTCGCTTTGCCTTTTTTCTCCTCTTCGGTTTCTGTTGGATCGGGGTGGTCTACGTGCCCTTGGCACGCTGGATTTGGGGAAACGGCTGGTTGGCCGCGTTGGGATGCCTGGATTTCGCCGGCGGGGCCGTCATCCACATCAGCGCCGGTGTCAGCGCGCTCGTCCTGGCCCTGGTGATCGGACCGCGGAAGGGCTACGGACGGATCGACATGATGCCCAATCATTTGCCCCTTTCCCTCTGCGGCGCGGGACTCATGTGGGTCGGCTGGTTCGGCTTCACCGGCGCAGCGGGGTCGGCGCCGATGACCACGGTGACGGGCGCCTTCGTGGCCATCCACCTCTCGGCCATCGCCGCGGGCCTCTCGTGGGCCGTGGCGGAGTGGCTCCAACGTGACAAGCCCACTGCTCTGGGGGCCGTGAGCGGGGCCGTGGCCGGATTGGTGGCGGTATCGCCGGCGGCCGCGTACGTCAGTCCGGCGTCGGCGTTGGTGATCGGCGTCGGGGCCGGGAGTCTCTGCTACATGGTCGTAAATTACGTGAAGCTCATTCTGGGCTATGACGACTCGCTGGACGTGTTCGGGATGCATGGCGTTGCGGGAACCTGGGGGATGGTCGCGACCGGTCTGTTCGCCTCGACCGAGGTCAACGCCGCCGGAAGCGACGGGCTGTTCTTCGGTTACCCCTATCAGTTCTTCGTCCAGGTCGTCGCGGTCTGCGCCACCTGGGCGCTGGCCGGCGGCGGGACCTGGCTTTTGCTGAAGGGACTCATGCCCCTCATC
- a CDS encoding ammonium transporter, which translates to MVHMTGKRAVTAGLGVAVGAGVGWWPGWSWAQSPPPPQTLMISGADTAWVLVSAALVLTMIVPGLALFYGGLVRSKNVLGTIMQSFAILCAVSLLWIVVGYSLAFGPDVRGVIGGLDWLGLAGVGLTPHAVYGPTIPHQAFMVFQLMFAALTPALITGAFAERMKFSAVLLFSLFWSLGVYCPIVHWLWGGGWLAQLGALDFAGGAVVHMSSGVSALVCALVLGARHGYGTDYMAPHNLPLVLLGTGLLWFGWFGFNAGSALGANDTAVVAFVATHTAAVTGALTWTAVEWRHRGTPTVLGLASGAIAGLAMVTPGAGYVSPLSALLMGLAAGSLSYLAIMKKGQWGYDDSLDVVGIHGVSGVVGMLLTGLLASKAVNPAGADGLVVGNAEFFAAQALTVAVVGLFSAAGTWAALKAVDRVIGLRVQPDEERMGLDLSQHNERAYS; encoded by the coding sequence ATGGTACACATGACTGGGAAGCGTGCAGTGACGGCGGGGTTGGGGGTGGCGGTCGGGGCAGGGGTGGGATGGTGGCCTGGCTGGAGTTGGGCGCAATCACCGCCACCGCCCCAAACGCTGATGATCAGCGGAGCGGATACGGCTTGGGTGCTCGTATCAGCCGCGCTGGTGTTGACGATGATCGTGCCTGGTCTGGCGTTGTTCTACGGCGGGCTGGTCCGCAGCAAGAACGTGCTGGGCACGATCATGCAAAGTTTTGCCATTCTCTGCGCCGTCAGCCTGTTGTGGATCGTCGTCGGGTACAGTCTGGCGTTCGGCCCTGATGTGAGGGGCGTGATCGGCGGGCTTGATTGGCTCGGTCTGGCCGGGGTCGGACTGACTCCCCACGCCGTCTACGGTCCCACGATCCCGCATCAGGCGTTCATGGTGTTTCAACTGATGTTTGCGGCCCTCACCCCGGCCCTGATCACCGGCGCGTTTGCCGAGCGGATGAAGTTCAGTGCGGTCCTGCTCTTTTCCCTGTTCTGGTCTCTGGGCGTCTATTGTCCGATCGTCCATTGGTTGTGGGGCGGCGGATGGTTGGCGCAGTTGGGCGCCTTGGACTTCGCCGGCGGCGCGGTGGTGCACATGAGTTCAGGCGTCAGCGCATTGGTCTGCGCCCTGGTGCTGGGAGCCCGCCACGGATACGGCACGGACTACATGGCGCCGCATAACCTGCCGTTGGTGCTGCTGGGGACCGGTCTCTTGTGGTTCGGCTGGTTTGGATTCAATGCCGGGAGCGCGCTAGGGGCCAATGACACGGCCGTGGTGGCGTTCGTGGCGACCCACACGGCGGCCGTGACGGGGGCGCTGACCTGGACGGCGGTCGAATGGCGGCACCGCGGGACGCCGACCGTGCTTGGCCTCGCGAGCGGGGCGATTGCCGGCTTGGCGATGGTGACGCCCGGGGCGGGATACGTGAGCCCGTTGTCTGCCCTGTTGATGGGGCTGGCGGCCGGGAGCTTGTCCTACCTTGCGATCATGAAGAAGGGACAGTGGGGCTATGACGACTCGCTGGACGTGGTGGGCATTCACGGCGTCTCCGGTGTGGTCGGCATGCTGCTGACGGGCCTGCTGGCCTCCAAGGCCGTGAATCCGGCCGGGGCCGACGGGCTGGTCGTCGGCAACGCGGAGTTCTTTGCCGCTCAGGCGCTGACGGTGGCGGTCGTGGGGCTGTTCTCCGCGGCTGGTACGTGGGCCGCGCTGAAGGCGGTGGATCGAGTCATCGGATTGCGCGTCCAACCGGATGAAGAACGCATGGGATTGGATCTCAGCCAGCACAACGAGCGGGCCTATTCATGA
- a CDS encoding CmpA/NrtA family ABC transporter substrate-binding protein gives MDEPTPSRVRSPGPDETAPALSADEYFDRTVERAVVAAVMNAAGPTRRQLLAGLGSAALTALIADLFPLARLKAFAADPVGKPEKPDVSVGFIPITCGTPIIMAEPLGFYKKHGLNASVKRAAGWAMIRDWAVNKEVDAAHMLTPMPLAITLGAGSVPTPVYMPAVENINGQAITLHIKHKNVKSAAEMKGFRFCVPFDFSMHNYLLRYYLAEGGVHPDKDVQIRVIPPAEMVANLKAGNVDGYLGPDPFNQRAVYENVGFIYKLSREIWDRHPCCAFTVTKEYATTYPNTFLAMWRAIVDATHYAADPAHRKEIAAAIAPTNYLNQPVTVLEQVLTGTYADGLGSIKKDPHRIDFDPYPWHSMAIWILTQMKRWGHLKGDVNYKGVAEQVYRAADCDRIAKELGYPVHQATSMTHVIMGKEFDPNKAEAYVKGFTIHSMA, from the coding sequence ATGGATGAGCCAACTCCATCGCGAGTGCGCAGCCCGGGGCCGGACGAGACGGCGCCGGCGCTGTCGGCCGACGAATATTTCGATCGCACGGTCGAACGGGCCGTCGTCGCCGCCGTGATGAATGCGGCCGGGCCGACGCGCCGCCAACTCCTGGCCGGTTTAGGGTCGGCGGCGCTGACGGCGCTGATCGCCGATCTGTTTCCCTTGGCGAGGCTCAAGGCGTTCGCCGCAGATCCGGTCGGGAAACCGGAAAAGCCCGATGTGAGCGTCGGGTTCATTCCGATCACATGCGGCACGCCGATCATCATGGCGGAGCCGCTGGGTTTCTACAAGAAACACGGACTGAATGCTTCCGTGAAGCGGGCGGCCGGCTGGGCGATGATCCGAGACTGGGCGGTGAACAAGGAAGTCGATGCGGCGCATATGCTCACGCCGATGCCGCTCGCGATTACGCTGGGCGCGGGATCAGTCCCGACGCCGGTATACATGCCGGCGGTCGAGAACATCAACGGACAAGCCATCACGCTGCACATCAAGCATAAGAATGTGAAGTCGGCGGCCGAAATGAAGGGATTCCGATTCTGCGTGCCGTTCGATTTTTCCATGCATAACTACCTCCTCCGGTATTATCTGGCGGAAGGCGGCGTCCATCCCGACAAGGATGTCCAGATTCGCGTCATTCCACCGGCCGAAATGGTTGCGAATCTCAAGGCCGGCAACGTCGATGGCTATCTGGGGCCGGATCCGTTCAATCAACGGGCGGTCTACGAAAACGTCGGCTTCATCTACAAGTTGTCGCGCGAGATTTGGGATCGGCACCCCTGTTGCGCGTTTACCGTCACCAAAGAGTATGCGACGACCTATCCGAACACGTTTCTCGCGATGTGGCGGGCGATCGTGGATGCCACCCACTATGCGGCCGATCCGGCGCATCGCAAGGAAATCGCGGCGGCGATCGCGCCGACCAATTACCTCAATCAACCCGTCACGGTGTTGGAACAGGTGCTCACCGGGACCTATGCCGACGGGCTGGGGAGCATCAAGAAAGACCCGCATCGCATCGATTTCGATCCCTATCCCTGGCATTCGATGGCGATCTGGATTCTCACGCAGATGAAACGGTGGGGGCACCTGAAAGGAGACGTGAACTACAAGGGCGTCGCCGAACAAGTCTATCGGGCGGCGGACTGCGACCGGATCGCCAAGGAACTCGGTTATCCGGTTCATCAGGCCACCTCGATGACTCACGTCATCATGGGGAAGGAATTCGATCCGAACAAAGCCGAGGCCTACGTCAAAGGGTTTACCATTCACAGCATGGCATAA
- the cynS gene encoding cyanase, which yields MDKESVRKAIKARRLAKKLTIADIATTIGRNPTFVAAVLQGNHKLPPDEGKKVGELLGLDADLTGSLSKFPVRTDYPNASDPFKYRLMEIIGVYGDSMREQANEMFGDGIMSAIDFTLDMEKVTGSQGEARCKITLNGKWLEYKTF from the coding sequence ATGGACAAGGAATCCGTGCGAAAGGCGATTAAGGCCAGGCGGCTGGCCAAGAAACTCACGATTGCCGACATCGCGACCACGATCGGCAGGAATCCCACGTTCGTCGCGGCCGTGCTGCAAGGAAATCACAAATTGCCGCCCGATGAGGGAAAGAAGGTTGGAGAATTATTGGGACTGGACGCAGACCTGACCGGTTCGTTGAGCAAGTTTCCCGTTCGCACGGATTATCCGAACGCGAGCGATCCATTCAAGTACCGATTGATGGAAATCATCGGCGTCTACGGCGATTCGATGCGGGAGCAGGCCAACGAGATGTTCGGTGACGGCATCATGAGCGCGATCGATTTTACGCTCGACATGGAGAAAGTGACCGGCAGTCAGGGGGAAGCGCGCTGCAAGATCACGCTGAATGGGAAATGGCTTGAATACAAAACGTTTTGA